One region of Cydia pomonella isolate Wapato2018A chromosome 9, ilCydPomo1, whole genome shotgun sequence genomic DNA includes:
- the LOC133521552 gene encoding caspase-8-like, whose translation MMCTDASVQIEENTLSDKNLNAINLEVISRIEKELEVYDLISLVFLLYDVPDTALDRLTILQRISRDLEGSHLNLLFDWALSAQGRPTWRQHFLEALAVCQLYNVIRKLGFHVPTIKRLYSTIEESSHINPMKKVLYYICENMTSDTFENFKKTLASFDMNVLQYDTCELVLLQLMSQKFITLKLLNNERSDARCECKIEQLAKIIDREPELKKYATVLRNTESKMNVKLESPSTSVEKAFNGNLNVKEDNNTETCDFNEVFNMIEKLNLEEPIDLKSDRQRSINLNDRYKITDEKRVGICCIINQEVFYPSKESMEYANENALERRDGSTKDKIMLEKTMRGLNFDIITRDNLNSNEMIAFIQEVLKKVSAEDSVFMLCILSHGIRGCVYAADSIPIKVDYIQSLVDEKQSLRGKPKVLILQACQVVDATSPLVADSPHNMRKTDFLVCWATAPEFTAFRHPKAGSLFIQILCGIIKARGKREHFLDLFTMVNDKVVTICTLRGIEQAPIVNHTLRKKLYLQVSG comes from the coding sequence ATGATGTGTACTGACGCAAGCGTACAAATTGAAGAGAATACACTTAGTGATAAAAACCTAAACGCAATAAACCTAGAAGTTATATCTAGAATAGAAAAGGAATTGGAAGTGTACGACTTGATTTCACTCGTGTTTCTTCTCTATGATGTACCAGACACAGCGTTGGACCGCCTTACTATACTACAACGAATTTCTAGAGACCTTGAGGGAAGTCACTTGAATTTATTATTTGACTGGGCTTTAAGCGCTCAAGGACGACCTACTTGGCGTCAGCATTTCTTAGAAGCCCTAGCTGTGTGCCAATTATACAATGTCATCAGGAAACTGGGCTTCCATGTCCCCACAATAAAGAGACTTTACTCGACAATCGAAGAAAGTTCCCATATCAATCCAATGAAAAAAGTGTTATACTATATTTGTGAAAACATGACTTCTGACacatttgaaaactttaaaaagACATTGGCTTCGTTTGATATGAATGTATTGCAGTATGATACTTGTGAACTTGTCCTTTTGCAACTTATGAGTCAAAAGTTTATAACTTTGAAGCTACTAAATAATGAGAGAAGTGATGCTAGGTGCGAGTGTAAGATTGAACAACTGGCGAAAATAATTGATAGGGAGCctgaactaaaaaaatatgcaacTGTATTGAGAAATACAGAAAGCAAGATGAATGTTAAACTGGAATCTCCGTCAACTAGTGTTGAGAAAGCTTTTAATggtaatttaaatgtaaaagaaGATAATAATACAGAAACTTGTGACTTCAATGAAGTATTCAATATGATAGAAAAGTTGAATTTGGAAGAACCTATTGATCTGAAGTCGGATAGACAACGTTCAATAAATTTGAATGACAGGTATAAAATTACAGATGAGAAAAGAGTGGGTATATGCTGCATAATAAACCAAGAAGTGTTCTATCCTTCTAAAGAAAGCATGGAATATGCAAATGAGAATGCATTGGAGAGACGTGATGGGTCAACTAAAGATAAAATTATGTTGGAGAAAACTATGCGTGGCTTGAACTTTGATATTATTACCAGAGACAATCTTAACAGCAATGAGATGATAGCGTTCATACAGGAAGTGTTAAAGAAAGTCTCAGCTGAAGATAGTGTGTTTATGCTTTGCATACTCTCACATGGCATTAGAGGATGTGTGTATGCAGCAGATTCCATACCAATAAAAGTGGATTATATTCAAAGTTTAGTGGATGAAAAGCAATCTTTAAGAGGGAAACCAAAGGTGCTTATCCTACAGGCTTGCCAAGTTGTTGATGCCACATCACCATTAGTTGCCGACAGCCCTCATAATATGAGAAAGACAGACTTCTTAGTTTGCTGGGCTACAGCACCAGAATTTACTGCTTTTAGGCATCCTAAGGCAGGTTCATTATTCATCCAAATTTTATGTGGGATCATTAAAGCTAGAGGTAAAAGGGAACATTTCTTGGATTTATTCACTATGGTAAATGACAAGGTTGTTACAATTTGTACTTTGAGAGGGATTGAACAAGCACCTATTGTTAATCATACTTTgaggaaaaaattatatttacaagtgtctggttaa
- the LOC133521559 gene encoding mitochondrial translation release factor in rescue, producing the protein MLRPNLLFKSSRLIGPIINAFKHTIDYSKVPKLNESDLVEKFVRGSGPGGSAVNKNANCVVLTHVPSGFTVKCHSSRCQDENRKMAREMIIAKLDTEINGEDSIAAQKKRIEEKKLKRSEYKKKKMALLKNEWKKREGL; encoded by the exons ATGTTAAGACCAAATCTACTCTTCAAAAGTTCCCGACTCATTGGGCCTATAATAAATGCTTTCAAACACACAATAGATTACTCTAAGGTGCCAAAGTTAAATGAATCAGATTTAGTAGAAAAGTTTGTTCGAGGCAGTGGTCCTGGAGGGTCTGCTGTGAACAAGAATGCCAACTGTGTAGTTCTAACACATGTACCCTCAG GGTTTACTGTCAAATGTCATAGTAGTCGATGCCAGGATGAAAACAGAAAGATGGCACGAGAAATGATAATAGCAAAATTAGACACTGAAATAAATGGAGAAGATAGTATAGCAGCTCAAAAGAAGAGAATAGAAGAGAAGAAGCTAAAGAGGTCCGAGTACAAGAAGAAGAAAATGGCTTTACTTAAAAATGAATGGAAGAAACGTGAAGGATTGTAA